One genomic segment of Devosia sp. includes these proteins:
- a CDS encoding ABC transporter ATP-binding protein codes for MAYLTVRDGVKQFTNFRALNAVSISVERGEFFTLLGPSGCGKTTLLRAIAGFNDLTSGDITLDGQNLRAIPPHKRDIGMVFQDYAVFPHLSVFDNVAFGLKPRKVPAEQIRTRVAEALSAVHLQALAERLPAAMSGGQQQRIGLARAMVINPQLLLMDEPLSNLDAKLRIELREEIRDIQKRVDIATIYVTHDQEEALAISDRICVMSAGQIEQIGTPQEIYGDPQTLFVANFVGTLNTLADSEGRAALLSALGLSEPRAAHWTVRPERLFLAESGQAAPQGASAIKGTVRKFTYLGREAHVLVETPAGGVVVQVANPALGGVREPGEPVQVLFERGALMAFDADGKRLTLEG; via the coding sequence ATGGCTTATTTGACGGTTCGGGACGGCGTGAAGCAGTTCACCAATTTTCGGGCGCTGAACGCGGTTTCGATCTCGGTCGAGCGCGGGGAATTCTTTACGCTTCTGGGCCCGTCAGGCTGCGGCAAGACAACCCTGCTGCGGGCGATTGCCGGCTTCAATGACCTGACCAGCGGAGACATCACGCTCGATGGCCAGAACCTGCGCGCCATCCCCCCGCACAAGCGCGATATCGGAATGGTCTTTCAGGACTATGCGGTCTTTCCTCATCTCAGTGTCTTCGACAATGTCGCCTTCGGTCTCAAGCCAAGAAAGGTGCCGGCCGAACAGATCAGGACACGGGTCGCCGAAGCCCTGTCCGCGGTGCATCTGCAGGCCCTGGCGGAACGCCTGCCAGCGGCCATGTCGGGCGGCCAGCAACAGCGCATCGGCCTGGCGCGGGCCATGGTCATCAACCCGCAACTGCTGTTGATGGATGAGCCGCTCTCGAACCTCGATGCCAAGCTGCGCATCGAATTGCGCGAAGAAATCCGGGACATCCAGAAGCGTGTGGATATCGCCACCATCTATGTGACGCACGATCAGGAAGAGGCCCTGGCCATTTCCGACCGCATCTGCGTGATGAGCGCCGGCCAGATCGAGCAGATCGGCACCCCGCAGGAAATTTACGGGGACCCGCAGACCCTGTTCGTCGCCAATTTCGTCGGCACGCTCAACACCCTCGCCGACAGCGAAGGCCGGGCGGCATTGCTGTCGGCGCTGGGCCTGTCCGAACCCCGGGCCGCACACTGGACCGTGCGCCCCGAAAGGCTGTTTCTGGCCGAGAGCGGCCAAGCTGCGCCGCAGGGCGCGAGCGCTATCAAAGGTACGGTTCGAAAATTCACCTATCTTGGTCGCGAGGCCCATGTGCTGGTCGAGACACCGGCGGGCGGCGTGGTGGTGCAGGTCGCCAACCCGGCGCTGGGCGGCGTGCGGGAGCCGGGTGAGCCGGTGCAGGTGCTGTTCGAACGCGGCGCGCTGATGGCATTTGATGCCGACGGCAAGCGCCTCACCCTGGAGGGCTGA
- a CDS encoding iron ABC transporter permease, which produces MLRRFDFWTLVMVATWAILLVLLFIPVGSVLLSSFFDTTGNATIDNYVRFFAEPRFQRAFVNTLVVGFGGLAGALLLGSIMAFCISRFKIAGSRFVSLLAILALVSPPFIGAYSWIVLFGAGGVVRGFLRDFGITMPPIYGVGGILIVFALKFYPFVYLMVSGALSNVNRSLEEAAEGLGLTPLQRTFKISFPMVFPALTAGGLLALIQSIADFGTPRLLGRGYNVLATEAYTLYSAEVGSNMSMATTISVVLIAVSMIFVLLQRFMSRRNVYHGNLINKPAKIQLKGWRNVLAHCAVYFIGLCGAMPVIISIIYSFRRTSGPVFQDGFALQSYERILFNLGDVVRNSLTFSASAVVMIVIVGTIVGVLVARRTTLNTSLLDGAFMIPYVMPGIVIGIAYIAAFNTGPLVLTGTASIIVLSIFIRRLPYTVRTTSSALRQISPSLEEAAVSLGYSPFQAFLRITVPLIVPGIIAGGMLSFVTAINELSSSLVLYVGSTITMPVRIYLLILDGDFGTAAAMSTILLVLSGIAVYIAFRLMGRNEQALL; this is translated from the coding sequence ATGCTGCGGCGTTTCGATTTCTGGACCCTGGTGATGGTGGCCACCTGGGCCATCCTCCTGGTGCTTCTGTTCATTCCCGTCGGTTCGGTGCTGTTGTCGAGCTTTTTCGACACCACCGGCAATGCCACGATCGACAATTATGTCCGGTTCTTTGCCGAGCCGCGCTTTCAGCGGGCCTTTGTCAATACGCTGGTGGTTGGTTTCGGCGGGCTGGCCGGGGCGCTGCTGCTGGGCTCGATCATGGCCTTCTGCATTTCGCGCTTCAAGATTGCGGGCAGCCGCTTCGTCTCGCTGCTGGCCATCCTGGCGCTGGTCTCGCCCCCCTTTATCGGCGCCTATTCCTGGATCGTGCTGTTCGGCGCCGGCGGCGTGGTTCGGGGTTTCCTGCGCGACTTCGGCATCACCATGCCGCCCATCTACGGCGTCGGTGGCATCCTCATCGTCTTCGCGCTGAAATTCTATCCCTTCGTCTATCTCATGGTCTCGGGCGCGCTCTCCAATGTGAACCGCTCGCTCGAGGAGGCTGCGGAAGGCCTTGGCCTGACGCCGCTGCAGCGCACGTTCAAGATTTCATTCCCGATGGTTTTCCCCGCCCTCACCGCCGGCGGGCTTCTGGCGCTGATCCAGTCGATTGCCGATTTCGGCACGCCGCGCCTGCTCGGGCGGGGCTATAACGTGCTGGCCACCGAAGCCTATACGCTCTACTCGGCCGAAGTCGGCTCGAACATGTCCATGGCCACCACGATCAGCGTGGTGCTGATCGCCGTGTCGATGATCTTCGTGCTGCTGCAGCGCTTCATGTCGCGCCGCAATGTCTATCATGGCAACCTGATCAACAAGCCGGCCAAGATCCAGCTCAAGGGCTGGCGCAATGTGCTGGCGCATTGCGCCGTCTATTTCATCGGCCTGTGCGGGGCCATGCCGGTGATCATCTCGATCATCTATTCCTTCCGCCGCACCAGTGGCCCGGTCTTCCAGGATGGCTTTGCGCTACAGAGCTATGAACGCATCCTGTTCAACCTCGGCGACGTGGTCCGCAATTCGCTGACCTTCTCGGCCTCCGCGGTGGTGATGATCGTCATCGTCGGCACCATTGTCGGCGTGCTGGTGGCCCGCCGCACGACGCTCAATACTTCGCTGCTCGATGGCGCCTTCATGATCCCCTATGTCATGCCCGGCATCGTCATCGGTATCGCCTATATCGCCGCCTTCAATACCGGTCCGCTGGTGCTGACCGGCACCGCCTCGATCATCGTGTTGTCCATCTTCATCCGCCGTCTGCCCTATACGGTGCGGACCACATCCTCGGCCCTGCGGCAGATTTCGCCCTCGCTGGAAGAAGCGGCGGTTTCCCTGGGCTACAGTCCGTTCCAGGCCTTCCTGCGCATCACCGTGCCGCTCATCGTGCCGGGCATCATCGCGGGCGGGATGCTCAGTTTCGTGACGGCCATCAATGAGTTGTCCTCGTCGCTGGTGCTCTATGTGGGCTCGACGATCACCATGCCGGTCCGCATTTACCTGCTGATCCTGGATGGCGATTTCGGTACGGCAGCGGCCATGTCCACCATTCTGCTGGTGCTCAGCGGCATCGCCGTCTACATCGCCTTCCGCCTCATGGGCCGCAACGAACAGGCCCTGCTCTGA
- the recR gene encoding recombination mediator RecR, with product MPSGGPEIEQLIQLLARLPGLGPRSARRAVLHLIKKKEQLMLPLSAALDRAVAAVRSCEVCGNVDTMSPCSICADPRRGESGLLIVVEDVADLWALERAGVGAVRYHVLGGVLSPLDGVGPDELNLEGLISRAGDYAEIVLAMNATVEGQTTAHYITDRLAGTATKVTRLAHGVPVGGELDYLDEGTLSQALKARTSI from the coding sequence ATGCCCTCCGGCGGACCCGAAATTGAACAGTTGATCCAGCTCCTGGCCCGCCTGCCGGGCCTCGGCCCGCGCTCGGCGCGCCGGGCGGTGCTGCATCTGATCAAGAAGAAGGAGCAGTTGATGCTGCCGCTATCGGCCGCCCTTGACCGGGCGGTGGCCGCGGTGCGCAGTTGCGAGGTCTGCGGCAATGTCGACACCATGTCCCCCTGCTCCATCTGCGCCGATCCGCGCCGCGGTGAATCGGGCCTGCTGATCGTGGTGGAGGATGTTGCTGATCTCTGGGCGCTCGAACGCGCCGGGGTCGGGGCCGTGCGCTATCACGTGCTGGGCGGCGTGCTGTCGCCACTCGATGGCGTCGGGCCGGACGAGCTCAATCTCGAAGGCCTGATTTCCCGCGCCGGCGACTATGCCGAAATCGTCCTTGCCATGAATGCCACGGTGGAAGGCCAGACCACCGCCCATTACATCACCGACCGCCTGGCCGGAACCGCGACAAAAGTCACCCGCCTCGCCCACGGCGTGCCGGTGGGGGGCGAGTTGGACTATCTGGACGAAGGCACATTGAGCCAGGCCCTCAAGGCCCGCACCTCCATCTAG